One Trichomycterus rosablanca isolate fTriRos1 chromosome 23, fTriRos1.hap1, whole genome shotgun sequence genomic window carries:
- the alkbh8 gene encoding alkylated DNA repair protein alkB homolog 8 — protein sequence MEGSVQNVRSVKRSKEEKKVIKRNIKTSHTLLKHEGIITATQPTKYLVVSNGGLGNGVSRELLSDLLNEAGTVESLLMPPDKPYSYVTYTSLEESRATHALFNGRVLTCNGRDITLYCSYVHKVDGGVSVCSSLPPGLSVLEDFVSPELEARLLQAVDWTSHSDVTVQKELKHRRVKHYGYEFRYDNNNVDKDKPLPGGLPSVCDAVLQKCVCEGHISVLPDQLTVNQYEIGQGIPPHVDTHSPFEDTILSLSLGAKTVMDFRHPDGRSVAVVLPARSLLVMKGESRYLWTHGITPRKFDVVPALNAEGSGVVNLDLSNLTLTQRGTRTSFTFRKVRHTPCNCTYPSECDTQRPPSPPRVPVARTDACQLEEQYVHRVYEEISSHFSGTRHTPWPRVRDFLLSLPEGATVADVGCGNGKYLGVNPRVFSVGCDRSAKLVSICAERGFQSLVCDALSVPLCSSTFDAVVSIAVIHHLSTQERRLAAVTELVRLLKVGGRALIYVWAMEQEYKNQKSNYLKPSRNQENRDENQENLQNQQEGERNPRENQESVELETDHKNDVNVSSEQDCGNSNPPKLSVHTNRTAFASQDLLVPWHLKGEAKASEKSVFHRFYHVFQQGELESLSESVGGVKVQQSYYDQGNWCVILQKMHQ from the exons ATGGAGGGCTCAGTGCAGAACGTGAGGAGCGTTAAAAGAAGTAAAGAAGAGAAGAAAGTGATTAAAAGAAACATTAAAACTTCTCACACGCTTCTGAAACATGAAGGAATAATTACTGCAACTCAACCTACAAAG TACCTGGTCGTATCTAATGGAGGTTTGGGGAACGGTGTGAGCAGAGAGCTGCTGTCGGACCTCCTGAATGAAGCGGGTACGGTCGAGTCGCTTCTCATGCCCCCTGATAAACCGTACTCGTATGTCACCTACACGTCACTGGAGGAGAGTCGGGCCACTCATGCGCTGTTTAACGGGCGAGTGCTGACGTGTAACGGGCGTGACATCACACTCTACTGCAGCTACGTACATAAAG TGGATGGaggggtgagtgtgtgttccTCTCTTCCTCCTGGACTGAGTGTACTAGAAGATTTTGTGTCTCCTGAACTAGAGGCGCGGCTGCTGCAGGCCGTGGACTGGACGTCGCATTCTGATGTCACAG tgcagaaagaACTGAAGCACCGGAGAGTGAAGCATTATGGGTACGAGTTCCGCTATGATAACAACAACGTGGATAAGGACAAGCCTCTACCTGGGG GTTTGCCGTCGGTGTGTGACGCTGTGctgcagaagtgtgtgtgtgagggtcaCATCAGCGTTCTTCCTGATCAGCTCACAGTCAACCAGTATGAGATTGGACAGg gTATCCCCCCTCATGTGGACACACACTCGCCGTTTGAAGACACCATCCTGTCTCTCAGTCTGGGAGCCAAG ACCGTGATGGATTTTCGACACCCTGACGGTCGATCTGTCGCCGTGGTTTTACCGGCGAGGAGTTTGTTAGTGATGAAGGGTGAGAGTCGCTACCTCTGGACTCAtgg tatcaCACCCAGGAAGTTTGACGTGGTGCCCGCGTTGAACGCCGAGGGCTCTGGCGTGGTGAACCTGGACCTCAGCAATCTGACCCTAACCCAGCGTGGCACCAGGACGTCGTTCACCTTCCGCAAAGTCCGACACACACCTTGTAACTGca CGTACCCCTCGGAGTGCGACACTCAGCGCCCGCCGTCCCCACCCCGGGTTCCAGTCGCCCGGACGGACGCGTGTCAGCTGGAGGAGCAGTACGTTCACCGCGTGTACGAGGAGATCTCCTCCCACTTCAGCGGCACGCGACACACGCCCTGGCCGAGGGTCCGAGACTTCCTGCTGTCGCTGCCGGAGGGCGCCACGGTGGCCGACGTCGGGTGCGGGAATGGCAAATACCTGGGCGTCAACCCTCGTGTGTTCTCG GTGGGGTGTGACCGCAGCGCCAAGCTGGTGTCCATTTGCGCCGAACGAGGATTCCAATCGCTGGTCTGTGACGCCTTATCCGTCCCACTGTGCAGCTCCACGTTCGACGCCGTCGTCTCCATCGCCGTCATCCATCACCTCTCCACGCAG gagaGGAGACTGGCAGCGGTTACAGAGCTGGTGCGTCTGCTGAAGGTCGGAGGCCGAGCTCTGATCTACGTCTGGGCCATGGAGCAGGAGTACAAGAACCAAAAATCCAATTACCTCAAACCCTCCAGAAACCAGGAGAACCGAGATGAGAACCAGGAGAACCTGCAGAACCAACAGGAGGGTGAGAGGAACCCCCGGGAGAACCAAGAGAGTGTGGAACTGGAGACAGATCACAAAAACGATGTGAACGTGAGCTCGGAGCAGGACTGTGGAAATTCGAATCCCCCGAAGCTGAGCGTCCACACCAATCGTACGGCGTTCGCTTCTCAGGACCTCCTGGTTCCGTGGCACCTAAAAGGAGAAGCCAAGGCCAGTGAGAAGTCGGTGTTCCACAGGTTCTACCACGTGTTCCAGCAGGGTGAGCTGGAGAGTCTGAGTGAGTCAGTGGGAGGAGTGAAGGTACAGCAGAGCTACTATGATCAGGGAAACTGGTGTGTGATTCTACAGAAAATGCACCAGTAA
- the fbl gene encoding rRNA 2'-O-methyltransferase fibrillarin, which yields MKPGFSPRGGGGGRGGFGGRGRGGDRGGDRGGFRGGFRGGRGGGGGGFRSPGGDGGFRGGRGGGRGTPRGRGGRGGFGGGRGGFGAGRKVTVEPHRHEGVFICRGKEDALVTKNMVIGESVYGEKRFSVEEAETKIEYRAWNPFRSKLAAAILGGVDQIHIKPGVRVMYLGAASGTTVSHVSDIVGPEGLVYAVEFSHRSGRDLLNVAKKRTNIIPIIEDARHPHKYRMLVGMVDVIFADVAQPDQTRIVALNAHNFLKNGGHFVISIKANCIDSTAPPEAVFASEVKKMSAENMKPQEQLTLEPYERDHAVVVGIYRPLTKQKK from the exons ATGAAACCCG GATTCAGTCCGCGTGGAGGCGGCGGCGGCCGCGGTGGTTTCGGAGGACGGGGTCGAGGTGGAGACAGAGGTGGAGACCGAGGAGGATTTAGAGGAGGATTTAGAGGagggagaggaggaggag GTGGAGGGTTCAGATCCCCGGGTGGCGACGGCGGGTTCAGAGGGGGGAGAGGAGGAGGCCGTGGGACCCCCAGGGGCCGCGGTGGACGTGGTGGGTTCGGCGGAGGACGCGGCGGGTTCGGAGCAGGAAGGAAAGTGACGGTGGagccacacagacacgaag GCGTGTTTATCTGTCGGGGTAAAGAAGACGCTCTGGTGACCAAGAACATGGTGATCGGGGAGTCGGTGTACGGAGAGAAGAGGTTCAGTGTGGAG GAAGCAGAGACGAAGATCGAGTACCGCGCCTGGAACCCGTTCAGATCCAAACTGGCCGCCGCCATCCTGGGCGGAGTCGATCAGATCCACATCAAACCCGGAGTGAGGGTGATGTACCTGGGAGCAGCGTCCGGGACCACCGTCTCTCACGTCTCGGACATCGTCGGGCCG GAGGGGCTGGTGTACGCCGTGGAGTTCTCACACAGGTCCGGCCGAGATTTACTCAACGTGGCTAAAAAGAGAACCAACATCATTCCCATCATCGAGGACGCGCGGCACCCACACAAGTACCGCATGCTGGTCG GGATGGTGGACGTGATCTTCGCCGACGTGGCTCAGCCCGACCAGACGAGAATCGTGGCTCTAAACGCTCACAACTTCCTCAAGAACGGCGGCCACTTCGTCATCAGTATTAAG GCGAACTGCATCGACTCGACGGCGCCCCCCGAGGCCGTGTTCGCCTCCGAGGTGAAGAAGATGAGCGCCGAGAACATGAAGCCGCAGGAGCAGCTCACGCTGGAGCCGTACGAGAGGGATCACGCCGTCGTGGTCGGCATCTACAG GCCGCTGACCAAACAGAAGAAATGA
- the fli1rs gene encoding fli-1 proto-oncogene, ETS transcription factor-related sequence isoform X2, with the protein MDCTIKEALAVVSEDQSIFEPAFGTMKAEMGSPAAQAVFRQGSEEGTESEWNNTSNNTKKNEHVNGASRGESPVEVSAAKRSRHISSTDGGQPPYHPSTYPEQRSSPQNSTEEKRVIVPADPEVWTQDHVRQWVEWAIKEYSLGDVDVSLFLSLDGKTLCKMTKDDMMRLTSAYNTDILLSHLTYLRQSSPTFSYPTTPTNTQPQPRLQVKAENSFEEISRRNSWTSGALSVPKGSPVEQQHNPGRITEPSPRLAQGSGQIQLWQFLLELLSDSANSGIITWEGTNGEFKMTDPDEVAKRWGERKSKPNMNYDKLSRALRYYYDKNIMTKVHGKRYAYKFDFQGISQAHQNHPPTEGAVIKYPAEGPYATYHSHQPKVNFVGPHPGPMPVSSGGFFSPSTNYWNSATGVVYPSSPMPRHPATHSHLNSYY; encoded by the exons gaagcGCTGGCGGTGGTGAGTGAGGACCAATCCATATTCGAGCCGGCGTTTGGAACGATGAAGGCTGAGATGGGATCTCCGGCGGCTCAGGCCGTGTTCAGACAGGGATCAGAGGAGGGAACCGAGTCCGAGTGGAACAACACCAGCAACAACACCAAGAAGAACGAGCACGTCAACGGGGCCAG CCGCGGTGAGTCTCCGGTGGAGGTCAGTGCTGCTAAACGGAGTCGCCACATCAGCAGCACCGACGGAGGGCAGCCGCCGTACCACCCCTCCACCTACCCCGAGCAGAGGAGCAGCCCCCAAAACAGCACCGAGGAGAAGAGGGTCATCGTCCCCGCAG ACCCGGAGGTGTGGACGCAGGACCACGTGCGTCAGTGGGTGGAGTGGGCGATCAAGGAGTACAGCCTGGGGGACGTGGACGTCTCGCTCTTCCTCTCGCTGGACGGAAAGACGCTCTGCAAGATGACCAAAGACGACATGATGCGTCTCACCTCGGCCTACAACACCGACATCCTGCTGTCTCACCTCACCTACCTCCGCCAGA GCAGCCCGACGTTCTCGTACCCGACGACCCCCACCAACACACAGCCGCAGCCGAGACTGCAGGTCAAAGCAG AAAACAGTTTTGAGGAGATCAGCAGGAGAAACAGCTGGACATCAGGAGCTCTGAGTGTTCCAAAAG GTTCTCCAGTGGAGCAGCAACACAATCCAGGCAGGATCACAGAACCCTCACCCCGACTGGCTCAGG GTTCTGGACAGATCCAGCTGTGGCAGTTCCTGCTGGAGCTCCTGTCGGACAGCGCTAACTCCGGGATCATCACCTGGGAGGGAACCAACGGCGAGTTCAAGATGACCGACCCGGACGAGGTGGCCAAGCGCTGGGGCGAGCGCAAGAGCAAACCCAACATGAACTACGACAAGCTGAGCCGCGCGCTGCGCTACTACTACGACAAGAACATCATGACCAAGGTCCACGGCAAACGCTACGCCTACAAGTTCGACTTCCAGGGCATCTCACAGGCTCACCAGAACCACCCCCCCACAGAGGGCGCCGTCATCAAGTACCCCGCCGAGGGGCCCTACGCCACATATCACAGCCACCAGCCCAAAGTGAACTTCGTGGGCCCTCACCCGGGCCCCATGCCCGTCTCCTCGGGAGGATTCTTCTCCCCGAGCACCAACTACTGGAACTCGGCCACCGGAGTGGTTTATCCCAGCTCGCCCATGCCGCGCCACCCGGCCACGCACTCGCATTTAAACTCTTACTACTGA
- the fli1rs gene encoding fli-1 proto-oncogene, ETS transcription factor-related sequence isoform X1: MDCTIKEALAVVSEDQSIFEPAFGTMKAEMGSPAAQAVFRQGSEEGTESEWNNTSNNTKKNEHVNGASRGESPVEVSAAKRSRHISSTDGGQPPYHPSTYPEQRSSPQNSTEEKRVIVPADPEVWTQDHVRQWVEWAIKEYSLGDVDVSLFLSLDGKTLCKMTKDDMMRLTSAYNTDILLSHLTYLRQSSPTFSYPTTPTNTQPQPRLQVKAENSFEEISRRNSWTSGALSVPKGSPVEQQHNPGRITEPSPRLAQDPYQALGPISSRLANPGSGQIQLWQFLLELLSDSANSGIITWEGTNGEFKMTDPDEVAKRWGERKSKPNMNYDKLSRALRYYYDKNIMTKVHGKRYAYKFDFQGISQAHQNHPPTEGAVIKYPAEGPYATYHSHQPKVNFVGPHPGPMPVSSGGFFSPSTNYWNSATGVVYPSSPMPRHPATHSHLNSYY; this comes from the exons gaagcGCTGGCGGTGGTGAGTGAGGACCAATCCATATTCGAGCCGGCGTTTGGAACGATGAAGGCTGAGATGGGATCTCCGGCGGCTCAGGCCGTGTTCAGACAGGGATCAGAGGAGGGAACCGAGTCCGAGTGGAACAACACCAGCAACAACACCAAGAAGAACGAGCACGTCAACGGGGCCAG CCGCGGTGAGTCTCCGGTGGAGGTCAGTGCTGCTAAACGGAGTCGCCACATCAGCAGCACCGACGGAGGGCAGCCGCCGTACCACCCCTCCACCTACCCCGAGCAGAGGAGCAGCCCCCAAAACAGCACCGAGGAGAAGAGGGTCATCGTCCCCGCAG ACCCGGAGGTGTGGACGCAGGACCACGTGCGTCAGTGGGTGGAGTGGGCGATCAAGGAGTACAGCCTGGGGGACGTGGACGTCTCGCTCTTCCTCTCGCTGGACGGAAAGACGCTCTGCAAGATGACCAAAGACGACATGATGCGTCTCACCTCGGCCTACAACACCGACATCCTGCTGTCTCACCTCACCTACCTCCGCCAGA GCAGCCCGACGTTCTCGTACCCGACGACCCCCACCAACACACAGCCGCAGCCGAGACTGCAGGTCAAAGCAG AAAACAGTTTTGAGGAGATCAGCAGGAGAAACAGCTGGACATCAGGAGCTCTGAGTGTTCCAAAAG GTTCTCCAGTGGAGCAGCAACACAATCCAGGCAGGATCACAGAACCCTCACCCCGACTGGCTCAGG atccGTACCAGGCGTTAGGACCCATCAGCAGCCGCCTCGCTAATCCAG GTTCTGGACAGATCCAGCTGTGGCAGTTCCTGCTGGAGCTCCTGTCGGACAGCGCTAACTCCGGGATCATCACCTGGGAGGGAACCAACGGCGAGTTCAAGATGACCGACCCGGACGAGGTGGCCAAGCGCTGGGGCGAGCGCAAGAGCAAACCCAACATGAACTACGACAAGCTGAGCCGCGCGCTGCGCTACTACTACGACAAGAACATCATGACCAAGGTCCACGGCAAACGCTACGCCTACAAGTTCGACTTCCAGGGCATCTCACAGGCTCACCAGAACCACCCCCCCACAGAGGGCGCCGTCATCAAGTACCCCGCCGAGGGGCCCTACGCCACATATCACAGCCACCAGCCCAAAGTGAACTTCGTGGGCCCTCACCCGGGCCCCATGCCCGTCTCCTCGGGAGGATTCTTCTCCCCGAGCACCAACTACTGGAACTCGGCCACCGGAGTGGTTTATCCCAGCTCGCCCATGCCGCGCCACCCGGCCACGCACTCGCATTTAAACTCTTACTACTGA